CGTGCTCAACCCCATCGCAGCGGTGCGCGGACACGACGGCGTGGTGCGGGTGCGCGCCGGACAGCGACGCACCCTGGCCGCACGCGAGGCTGGTCTGACCAGCGTCCCGGTCTACGTGCGCCCAGCGGGTGCGACCGACGACAAGGCCCAGGTGGTCGAACGGGTCTCCGAGCAGATCGTGGAAAACGACCGACGCCGCGAACTGACCGAGGCCCAGCGGGCACGCGGCATCCAGCAGATGCTCGACGCCGGAGCCTCCGTGACCAAGGTCGCCAAGAAGCTGTCCATCGGGCGTGACACGGTCAAATCCGTGGCCACCGCCGCCGGATCACAGGCCGCGATGGAGGCACTCGAC
The DNA window shown above is from Mycobacterium sp. MS1601 and carries:
- a CDS encoding ParB/RepB/Spo0J family partition protein, with amino-acid sequence MSENTTTVTDNDTNAQVAAAGTLEHLDPHTLELETNVRDDAALDADFVASIKEHGVLNPIAAVRGHDGVVRVRAGQRRTLAAREAGLTSVPVYVRPAGATDDKAQVVERVSEQIVENDRRRELTEAQRARGIQQMLDAGASVTKVAKKLSIGRDTVKSVATAAGSQAAMEALDAGNCRCQRRQCSASSMTTPTPSCVCLKWPEPTDSST